The following is a genomic window from Candidatus Beckwithbacteria bacterium.
AATTTGACAATTTCATCTTTAACGAAACTAAAACACCAGCCGGCATCAACAGCGCAGATTTGAGCGTTGTTTTTAAGACGGGCATATTTAAACAATTCACCGGCATTGGCCTCCCGTTTTTTGTGGTCGTCTTTTCTGGGGGCAGTATTAGAGTAAATAAAGAGATTGTGGCTGGGATTATAAACAGCCAACTGGGCAATAAAAAAGCCGGTGTTTAAGGTGGAAAACGGCGGAGTGGAGAGCGGGTAAAGTTCCACATCGGGTAGAAGAAATTTAAACCTTTGAATGACTTCGGCAAAGGACAGATCGCCGGTGCCGTAGTCAGCGATCAGATGAATATAAGGCAAAGAACTCATAAATTGTATGATATACTGGCGCTATGAAGATCGCAAGAGCTATAAATAGGATGATTGAAGCTTTGGAGAAACTGCCGGGAATCGGACCAAAAACGGCGCAAAGACTGACTTTTTATTTACTCCATAATCCGCAAGCAGAGCTGGATAAATTCAGTCAGGCAATTTACCTATTAAAAAAGGATACCAAGGAATGTCCGGTGTGTTTTAATGTGGGCGAAAAAGATGTTTGTGAAATTTGTTTGGATCGGAGCCGGGACCAGACAAAGATTTGCGTGGTGGAGCAACCATTGGATATTTTGGCGATTGAAAAAGGCGGTTTTTACAATGGTTTATACCATGTTTTAGGCGGGGCGATTTCCCCCTTAAATAATATCGGGCCGGAAGAGTTGCGCATCCGGGAACTGTTGAAAAGAGTGAAAGATGATAAAATAACGGAAGTTATCCTGGCGACTAACCCAAATATGGAAGGGGAAGCGACCGCCATGTATATAGCCAAACAAATGTCCCCGCCAAAGGGCGGGCAGGTACATTATAAAGGTTTACAAATTACCAGATTGGGCCGGGGATTGCCGATCGGGGCAGATTTAGAATACGCAGACGAGCAGACTTTAAGTCGGGCGTTTGAAGGCCGAAGAGGGATGTAATTATGAAAGTTTTTTTCACCGCCAGCCCCAGAGGAAAAAAGAAAGACCTGAATCAAAACTACCAGAGGATCTACGAACTTTTAGAAAAATTAGGTTGTGTTCATTTGTCGGATTTTATTAAAAAAGTTGAACCGAAAGAATTTTCATTGAGTACGGAAGAGGAAAGAATTGAGAATTATAAAAAAACCGTGAAAATAATTAAAGAGGCGGATTTGATTGTTTTAGAAACTTCTTTGCATAGTTTGGCAACAGGTTATATTGCCAATTTGGCACTGGACTTGGGAAAACCGGTCATTGCCTTACACGCAGAAAAAAGAAAACCGTATTTTTTGTTAGGAATTCAAAATGAAAAGTTACAAGTGGTGGAATATTCTTTGAGTTCTTTGAAAGATGTTTTGAAAAATGCGGTAGAATATGCAGGGGAAAAAATTGATACGAGATTTAACTTCTTTATTTCACCGACGATCGGTAATTATCTAAATTGGATTGCCAAGCATAGGAAATTACCCAGGGCCGTGTATTTAAGAAAATTGATTGAGCAAGACATGGAAGAGAACAAAGATTACAATAAATAGTATATGCCCAAAGGGAACAGTGTTAGCGGCGATGTCTTTGGGGAACTATTGGAAACTGTCAAACAAACAGTGAAGGCCGGAGCAAAAGTTGTTCAACCGGAGAAGATATCAGCGACGAAAACACATCAACAGAAAACTGATGATTCTGAAGAAAAAACCCGGGCTGAACAGATTAGAAGATTGGCGGAAGTGGATAAAAAACAATCTAGGCAGGCTTACGAAGAAATTCAAAATGAAATTAAAATGATCAGAAAAAGACAAGCAGCAACACCGCGTAAATATGTGGTGGCGGCGACCGGATATGATAAAGAGCAACACGAAAATCCGGAAAGTTTTTGGGATAAAATGAAGAAAAAGAAGGAGACAATGAAGAAAAAACTGCCGTTGACAAGTAAACAGGGCATGGGAACGGGAGAAATAACCCGGGGGGTCAGCGGATAAATTATGTTAAAAATCTACAATACATTGTTCCGTAAAATAGAAGAGTTTAAGCCGCTAAATCCACCTAAAGTTGGAATGTATATTTGTGGACCAACAGTATATGACTATGCTCATCTTGGCCATGCCCGGACTTATACTAATTCGGATGTTTTGGTGAGAACATTAAGGTGGTTTGGTTATCAAGTCAAAGTGGTGATGAATATTACTGACGTGGGGCATTTAACCAGCCAGGCAGACACGGGCGAGGACAAGGTAGAAAAAAAGGCGAGGCTGGAAAATAAAACTGCCCAAGAAATTGCTAAATATTACACCGATGATTTTTGGCAGATGTGTGTGGGCTTAAATATTTTAAAGCCGGATATTATTACTCCGGCGACACAACATATTCCGACGATGATTAACCTAATAAAAACTTTGGAGCAAAAAGGCTTTGTTTATAAAACCGATGACGGAATTTATTTTGACACCAGTAAGTTAGCGGATTATGGTCGATTAGGACGGATAGATATTAAAGGGTTACAGGTGGGTTGGCGGGTGGAAAAAAGACAGAAAAAACATCCAACTGATTTTGCTTTGTGGAAATTTTCCCCTTCTCCGTCAGCCGACGGATCAGGGCAAGCCCAGCGTCAAATGGAGTGGGAAAGCCCATGGGGGATTGGCTTCCCGGGGTGGCACATTGAGTGTTCGGCAATGAGCATGAAATATTTAGGAGAGACTTTGGATATTCATACTGGCGGAGTAGACCACATTCCGGTGCACCACACCAACGAGATCGCTCAAAGCGAAGCGGCTACCGGCAAACAATTTGTCCGCTATTGGTTTCATAGTAATTTTTTGGACATTGATGGAGCCAAGATGAGTAAAAGTTTGGGTAACTTTTATCGGGTGAAAGACTTGATAGATAAAGGTTACGAGCCGTTGGCGTTACGGTATTTATTTTTAACCGGTCATTACCGGACAAAAATGAATTTTACCTGGAAGGCGTTGGATGGGGCGCAAGAGGCTTACAAAAAATTAAAAGCATTAATTAGCGAGTGGGTAGATGAGCCGAAAGTTAACTTTGATAATAAATTTAATAATCAATTTAAAACAGCGATTGAAAATGATTTAAATTTACCGCAAGCGCTAGCAGTGGTATGGGAGATGGTAAAAAGTCCTATTGCTAGCGGAAATAAGTTAGCCTTGATCCAAGAATGGGACAAAGTTTTAGGGTTGAATTTAGGGCAAAAGGGCATTAGGGCAAAAGGGCAAAAGATGTCGGAAGAAATTAAAAAATTAATTAATTTAAGAGAAAAATTAAGGCAAGAAAAAAAATGGCAAGAGGCGGATGAGTTAAGAAAACAAAATGAAGCCCAAGGCCATCAAGTTAAAGATGAAAAAATTAAGGCTTGACAAGTTAAAGGGTAAGACGATAAAGTGAGTTAGGACTGGAAGAATGCATGAAGCGTGTGGAATTTTCGGAATTTTTGCTCCCCAAGAAGACGTGGCCAGGCTGATTTTTTATGGACTGATTGCCCTGCAGCATCGGGGTCAGGAATCGGCCGGAATTGCCACAGCGGACTATAAAACAGTTAGCTGTTATCGAGGGATGGGCTTGGTGAATCAGGTGTTTAAAGAAGGTATGATTAAAAAACTTAAGGGAAAGTTAGGAATTGGTCATACCCGTTATTCAACTGAAGGCTCATCGATTTTAAAAAATGCGCAGCCGGTGGTATTAAATTCTCAGTTTGGTGATTTGGCTTTGGCACACAACGGCAATTTGGTCAACTACAAAGAATTAAAAAAATACTTATTAAAAAAAGGCCACGCTTTAAACAGTGAACTGGACTCAGAGTTAATTTTAAGACTTATTATTGCTATGCCGGGAAAAACTCTAAGAGAAAAAATTATTAAAGGAATCGAGTTGATTAAAGGCGCTTTTTCTTTGGTGATGATTACCAAAGATAAACTTTATATGATTCGGGATCAGTGGGGGATTCGGCCGTTAGTCATCGGCAGGATTAACGGTCAAGCTTGGTTGGCGGCTTCAGAATCAGTGGCGATTGAATCCATTGGGGGTCGAGTGGTTAGAGAAGTTCGTCCGGGAGAGATGATGGAAATTTCTAAAAAAGGCCTGGAGAGTTTTTATCAGGTTAAAAATCAAAAAACCGGGTTTTGTATTTTTGAATATGTTTATTTTTCCCGACCCGACAGCACAATGAATGGACGATTGGTATACAGTGCCAGATTTATGGCGGGCAGGATTTTGGCTAAGGAATATCCGGTTAAAGCTGACTTTGTGATGAGTGTTCCGGATTCAGGGACTTCGGCGGCGTTGGGTTATGGTCGGCAAAGCGGTTTGCCGTTTCAGGAAGGTTTGATAAAAAGCCGTTATGTAGGCCGGACGTTTATTCAACCCAGCCAGCGGATTAGGGATTTAGGAGTCAGCTTAAAATTTAATCCTTTAAAAGAAATTTTAAAAGGGAAAAGGGTAGTGGTGGTGGATGATTCGATTGTCCGGGGAACAACAATTGCCCAGTTGGTTAGTCTTTTAAAAAAAGCCGGCGCTCGCCAGGTCCATCTGCGTATTGCCAGCCCACCATTTAAAAATGTTTGTTTTTTGGGGATTGATGTTTCCAAATATGCTGAATTGATTGCCAGTAAGCATGATTTAAAGAAAATTAAAACTAAATTAGGAGCGGATAGTTTGGGTTATCTATCTTTATCCGGCTTAAAACAAGCGATCGGAAAAACTGATTGCCAGTTTTGCACAGGCTGTTTTAATAGTGATTATCCGGTAAAATAGAGAATATGACATTGATTATTGATGGAAAACAAATGGCTCTAAAAAAAGAGCAGGAGTTAAAAGTGAAGTTAAAGGGGAGAAAAGCAGTTTTAGTGAGCCTGGTGGCTAAAGAAGACGTTAAGGGGCTTTTATACACCAAACTTAAACGGGAAGCGGCGGGGAGAATCGGTTTGGTTTTTCAGCAAGAAATATTTTCGTTAGCCGATAGTCGAGGAGCAATAGAATTAATGCGGGAAATCAGGAAAGAGCCGTTAGCTGGTTTAATTGTGCAAAAACCCGGTCAAGAGCTAGGAAGAAAGTATTTTAAGACAAAAGAAGATTTTAAAGCGTGGTGGTTAGCGATGACGGATTTGATCCCAGAAGGAGTAGATGTTGATGCTTTAAAGCCTCAGACTTTAGGAAAAATTGTTATCGGTAAATCTAAATATTATCCGGCGACAGTGATGGCAGTTTGGCAGGTTTTATTAATGGCTTTTAAGGAAAAGGAGTTAATGGGGAAAACAGTTGTGATTTTGGGATCGTCAGAAATTTTAGGTAAGCCTTTGGCGCTTTTATTACGGGATAAAGGGATGGCGGTGATTCTATTGGGATCCGGTTGTTGTCAGGCCGATCGATTAATGAAAGAAGCAGATGTGGTAATTGGGGCGGCCGGATACCCTAAAATTATCACTGAAGAAAAAGTTAAACCAGGAGCGGTAGTAATTGATGCCGCCGGTGGTGATGTGGATTTTACCAACGTAAAAAAGAAAGCCAGCCTAATTACTCCACCAACCGGCGGGATTGGGCCATTAACAGTAGTTAATTTATTGGCAAATTTGGTAGAAAATTTACAATGAAGAATTTAGCGGTTTTAATTTCGAATACCGGCACAGGTACAAACTTAAAGGCAATTATCAAAGCGATAAAAACTAAAAAATTGAAAGCAAAAATTATGGTGGTGGTGGGTGATACGGATAAAGCCTTGGGTTTAAAGCACGCTAAACAACATAATATACCAATTCAAATAATTAAAGTAAAAGATAACTTAGTAGAAATATTAAAAAATAAATTTTCAGTAGATTATGTTTGTTTGGCAGGTTGGAAGAAAATTATCCCGAATGAATTAATTAAGGCTTTTCCTAACAAAATTTTTAATATCCACCCGGGTTTAATCCCAAATAAACTGGATGGTCAAGTAATCAATCCTGACGGGACGGTCGGCTTATGGAACAGGGGAAAATTGGCAGAAAAGGCGATTGAGAATTTTTTAAATAAAAAAGCGACTTATGCCGGATCGTCAGTACATTGGTTGAGTGAGCAGTTTGATTTTGGAAAGGTTTTAACGCGATGTTTTGAACCGATAAAACCTGGCGATACCGTACAATCGCTTTATAAACGATTAAAGAAAAAAGAAAATAAAATTTATGTGGAGTCTTTAATTTCCATATGCAAGTACTAAAAATTTTAATTGTGGGAGCTGGTGGCCGAGAACACGCTTTGGCGTGGAAAATTAAACAATCGCCGTTGGTAAAAAAGATTTTTATTGCGCCGGGAAATGCTGGGACAGCGACTCTCGGAGAAAATGTGGAGATTAAAATTGATGATTTACGGGGTCTACTTAAATTTGCCATAAAAGAAAAAATTGATCTAACGGTGGTGGGTCCGGAAGCGCCACTGGTTTTAGGGATTGCGGATTTATTTAAAAAAAATGGTTTAAAAATATTTGGTCCGACGAAAAAAGCGGCTTGTTTAGAAGGCTCAAAGATTTTTGCCAAAAAACTGCTGCAGCGGTTAAAAATTCCCACCGCTAAATTTAAAGCTTTTAATAATTTAATTAAAGCCAGGAATTATTTAAAAACAGTCAGTTTCCCAATTGTCGTTAAGGCGGATGGGTTGGCGGCCGGTAAGGGAGTAGTGGTGGCGAAAAATTACCAAGAAGCCGAAAAAGCCTTAACTAAAAGAGTGGTAATTGAAGAATGCTTGATCGGTCAGGAAGTGTCTATAATTTGTTTGACAGACGGTAAGACAATTTTGCCGTTGTTAGCGGCACAGGATCATAAAGCCATCGGTGATCATGACCAAGGACCAAATACCGGCGGTATGGGCGCTTATGCGCCAACGCCAATGGTGAGTCGGACTTTAATTAATCAAATTAACGATAAAATTTTAAAAAAGGTGATTTTGGGGATGAATCAAATTAGTCGGCCATACCAGGGAGTTCTATATGCCGGTTTAATGTTAACAAAGGTCGGCCCTAAAGTGCTGGAATTTAACTGTCGCTTCGGCGACCCGGAAACTCAGCCACAGATGGTTTTACTAAAATCTGATTTAGTTAAGTTGATGCTAGGCGTAGTGGCAGGAAAATTAGCAAAAGAAAAAATAGAGTTTCAAAAAGGGTTTGCGGTGGGAGTGGTGATAGCTTCCCAAGGTTATCCCGGCGAGTATAAAACCGGCTATCCGATTTACGGCTTAAAGAAAAATTCAGCGATATTTCAATCCGGCACGAAGTTAGTTAACGGTCAAGTGGTAACCAGTGGGGGAAGAGTAGTATGTGTGATTGGTAAAGCAAAAAGTTTAAGGGGGGCACTCAAAGCTGCCTATGCTCAAGTTAAAAAAATTAAGTTTAAAAATAGATATTTTCGTAAGGATATTGGACAGAAAGGGTTAATCCATGGTTAGGCAAATTTTTGTGATTGATAAACAAAACCAGGTTTTGGTGCAAGTGTATAAAATTGATAAAAATTTGAGCGCAAAGGATTGCCAGAAAGTCGGGGAAAGATTAATTAATCCGGTGATTCAGGAGTTTGAAGTTGATAAATTGGGGTTGTTAAAAAGATCTAAATGGTGGGCAGAAATTAGTTTTTTGCCGGGCGTGACGGATAATGTGGCCACGACTAGTCAGGAAATTATCAGCGATTTATTAAAAATAAAATTTACCAACAGGGAGAGAGTTTATACCTCTCAACTAATTTTTAATAAAAAGAAGCTTGAGGAAATTTCCGCTAATCCTTTAATCCAAAAAGTAACCATTAATCAGCGGCAAGAAACACCAAGAGTGAAATTATCTGGTAAAAAAACTGTGGAAAAAGTTAATCTGGAGGTTAGTGATAATCAGCTGGAAATTTTAGGGAAACAAGGAATTAAAAATAGGGGACCATTAGCTTTAGATTTGAATGAACTAAGAACTATTAGAGAATATTTTCGGCAAGAAGAACGATTACCAACCGATATTGAGTTGGAAGCGATTGCCCAAACTTGGTCGGAGCACTGCCAGCATAAAATTTTTAAAGATTTATTTAAAAAATATATCAAAGCGGCCACGGACAAAATTAATAAACGTTTTTGCGTCTCTGTTTTTACGGATAACTCTGGAGCAATTGAGCTGGATAAAGATTGGCTGGTGACGCATAAAGTAGAAACTCACAACAGCCCATCGGCATTAGATCCTTTTGGAGGAGCGATTACCGGCATCGTCGGGGTGAATCGGGACACAATTGGCTTTGGTTTAGGGGCAAAACCAGTAGCAAATATATATGGATTTTGTTTAGCTGAGCCAGATGATAAGAGACAATTTTACCGTGATCAAAAATTAACCCGGCCACTTTTGTCAGCGAGGAGGATTTTTGACGGAGTGGTAAAAGGGGTAAATAGTGGCGGCAACTGCTCGGGGATTCCCACGCCATTAGGCTGGTTATATTTTGATGATAGTTACCGGGGGAAACCGTTGGTGTTTGTGGGAACAGTCGGAGTGATACCCAAAAAAAAAGGCAAGAGATGGCTGTATCAAAAAAAAGCGAAAGTGGACGATTACATCGTGATGGTGGGTGGCCGGGTGGGGTTAGACGGAATTCACGGAGCGACTTTTTCTTCTGAGAGTTTGAATCGCGGCAGCCCGGCTTCAGCAGTGCAAATCGGCGATCCGATTACTCAAAAAAAATTAAGCGATGCGTTGGTGAAAGAAGCCCGGGATCAGAATCTATATAACAGTATTACTGACAATGGGGCCGGTGGTTTGTCCTGCAGTGTGGCGGAGATGGCTAAAGAAACTAATGGTTTTGAAGTGGAGTTAACTAAGGTGCCGGTGAAATATTCGGGGTTGGCGCCGTGGCAAATTTGGATTTCCGAATCGCAGGAAAGAATGACTTTGGCCGTTCCCAAAAATAAATGGCGAAAATTTAAAAAATTGATGGAAAAAAGAGGCGTGGAAGCGACAGTGATTGGCAGGTTTACGAATTCCAGTAGAGGGATAGTGAAATATCAAGGTAAAAAAATTATGGATTTAGATATTAAGTGGTTGCATGACGGTTGGCCAAAGAAACAACTTAACCCAGTTTATGTAAAAAATAAATTTAAAGAGCCGAAATTAGTGGCAAAGAAAGATTTAACACAGACACTTTTAAAAATGCTGAGACAGCCTAACTTGAGTAGTTTTGAATTTATCAGCCGGCAGTATGACCATGAAGTGCAAGGCGGTTCGGTGATTAAACCGTTGCAGGGCAAAGGTAAAATTAACGCTGAAGCCGTGGTGGTCAGACCGATTTTAAGTTCGTCAAAAGGAGTAGTGTTGTCAGCGGGAATTAATCCAAGATTAAGTTTAATTGATCCTTACCAAATGGCAGGGAATGCGATTGATGCGGCGGTCAGAAATGCAGTTAGTGTGGGCGCAAATTTTGACAAAATTGCGCTTCTCGATAATTTTTGCTGGTGCAGCAGTGACGAAGCGCAAAAACAGGGAGAGCTAAAGCGGGCAGTGGAGGCTTGTTATGATGTAGCGGTTATTTATCAAACACCCTTTATTTCCGGTAAAGACAGTATGTTTAATGATTTTAGTGGTTTTGATAAAAATGGTCAGTCCGTAAAGATTTCGATATTGCCAACATTGCTCATTTCCAGCATCGGAATAATTGATGATATTACGAAAGCGGTTTCGATTGATTTTAAATTCCCGGGAGATTTAATTTATATTTTAGGGGAAACTAAAAATGAGTTGGGCGGGTCGGAATATTTTAAGATGAGGGGATATGTCGGCAATAATTTGCCTAAAGTGGAGACAGACAAAAATAAGAGGTTGTATCAAGCCTTAGCAACAGCAATTCATAGGAGATTAGTGGCATCGAGTATCAGCATTAACCGCGGCGGATTGGGAATAGCGTTAACCAAAAGCGCGATGGCCAGTGATTTGGGCCTGAAAATTAAGTTAACCAATGACGGTTATAGTTTGTTTTCCGAAAGCAGCGGGGGGGTGGTAGTAACTATTAATCCCAAAAATAAATTAATGTTTGAAAAAATCATGGATGGTAATTTTTATCAGCTAGTTGGGAAAGTGACTCATCAGCCACAAATATTAATCGGTGATTTTGTAAAGGTGTCGGTAGCGAGAGCATTGCAGGCTTATAAATTAAGATTTAAAAATTTCTGATGTCGAAAGTTAAAATTTTAATTTTATCCGGGTACGGGCTTAACTGTGAAGAGGAGACCGCTTTTGGTTTTAACCAAGTTGGCGGTCAGGCGGAAATTGTTCATATTAATGACTTAATTGCCAAAGATAAAAAATTAGCCAATTATCAAATTTTGGTCTTACCGGGCGGTTTTTCTTACGGCGACGACACCGCTTCCGGCAATGCCATGGCCAATCGGTTGCGTAATCACCTGTGGCCGCAATTACAAGAATTTATTAAACAAAAGAAATTAATTTTAGGGATTTGTAATGGTTTTCAAATTTTGGTTTATCTTGGAGTATTTGGGCGAGTGGCCTTAAGGTGGAATCAGACGGGCAGACTGGTAGATACTTGGGTGGATTTGAAAGTGGGAGGAAAAACTCCGTGGTTAAAAGGAATTAAAAAATTAAGTTTGCCGGTAGCGCACGGTGAAGGCAGGTTTTACACAAAAATTAAAGTAAAAGCAGCCTTAAAATATATTAATAATACCAATCCTAACGGAGCGATGCAGGATATTGCCGGAATAACCGATGAATCAGGGAGGATTTTGGGTTTGATGCCGCATCCGGAAAGGGCGCAATTTTTTACCCAATTGCCGGATTGGCCGCTTTCCAAAGAAAGATTGCTGCGGCAGGGAAAATCATTGCCTAAATTCGGCCCGGGCTTAAAAATCTTCCAAAACGGAGTAAACTATTTTAGATAATATGCTTGACAAAGTCTGTGAAAAAACAAGAGCAACTGCTAGTGAAGCTTTATTGAAAGTGATTAGACAGATTTGGGGAAAAAGTTTTTCCGAAAGGCAGTTAAAAGATTTATGGATGGAGGAATTAAGAAAAAGTGAAAGATTGTTTCCTAGTGGTTGGTATTGCCCGCCCCCGGAAGGCTGCGGAGTTTTGATAGGCAATGAGAATAATCCAGGAAGACTAAATTATGATACTTTAAGGAAAGAGGGAATTTGGCCACAGGCGAATATTAAATTTAATATCAAAACCGGTCTTGCTTATATTTTTGCTT
Proteins encoded in this region:
- the recR gene encoding recombination mediator RecR; the protein is MKIARAINRMIEALEKLPGIGPKTAQRLTFYLLHNPQAELDKFSQAIYLLKKDTKECPVCFNVGEKDVCEICLDRSRDQTKICVVEQPLDILAIEKGGFYNGLYHVLGGAISPLNNIGPEELRIRELLKRVKDDKITEVILATNPNMEGEATAMYIAKQMSPPKGGQVHYKGLQITRLGRGLPIGADLEYADEQTLSRAFEGRRGM
- the cysS gene encoding cysteine--tRNA ligase, with product MLKIYNTLFRKIEEFKPLNPPKVGMYICGPTVYDYAHLGHARTYTNSDVLVRTLRWFGYQVKVVMNITDVGHLTSQADTGEDKVEKKARLENKTAQEIAKYYTDDFWQMCVGLNILKPDIITPATQHIPTMINLIKTLEQKGFVYKTDDGIYFDTSKLADYGRLGRIDIKGLQVGWRVEKRQKKHPTDFALWKFSPSPSADGSGQAQRQMEWESPWGIGFPGWHIECSAMSMKYLGETLDIHTGGVDHIPVHHTNEIAQSEAATGKQFVRYWFHSNFLDIDGAKMSKSLGNFYRVKDLIDKGYEPLALRYLFLTGHYRTKMNFTWKALDGAQEAYKKLKALISEWVDEPKVNFDNKFNNQFKTAIENDLNLPQALAVVWEMVKSPIASGNKLALIQEWDKVLGLNLGQKGIRAKGQKMSEEIKKLINLREKLRQEKKWQEADELRKQNEAQGHQVKDEKIKA
- the purF gene encoding amidophosphoribosyltransferase, which produces MHEACGIFGIFAPQEDVARLIFYGLIALQHRGQESAGIATADYKTVSCYRGMGLVNQVFKEGMIKKLKGKLGIGHTRYSTEGSSILKNAQPVVLNSQFGDLALAHNGNLVNYKELKKYLLKKGHALNSELDSELILRLIIAMPGKTLREKIIKGIELIKGAFSLVMITKDKLYMIRDQWGIRPLVIGRINGQAWLAASESVAIESIGGRVVREVRPGEMMEISKKGLESFYQVKNQKTGFCIFEYVYFSRPDSTMNGRLVYSARFMAGRILAKEYPVKADFVMSVPDSGTSAALGYGRQSGLPFQEGLIKSRYVGRTFIQPSQRIRDLGVSLKFNPLKEILKGKRVVVVDDSIVRGTTIAQLVSLLKKAGARQVHLRIASPPFKNVCFLGIDVSKYAELIASKHDLKKIKTKLGADSLGYLSLSGLKQAIGKTDCQFCTGCFNSDYPVK
- a CDS encoding bifunctional 5,10-methylenetetrahydrofolate dehydrogenase/5,10-methenyltetrahydrofolate cyclohydrolase produces the protein MTLIIDGKQMALKKEQELKVKLKGRKAVLVSLVAKEDVKGLLYTKLKREAAGRIGLVFQQEIFSLADSRGAIELMREIRKEPLAGLIVQKPGQELGRKYFKTKEDFKAWWLAMTDLIPEGVDVDALKPQTLGKIVIGKSKYYPATVMAVWQVLLMAFKEKELMGKTVVILGSSEILGKPLALLLRDKGMAVILLGSGCCQADRLMKEADVVIGAAGYPKIITEEKVKPGAVVIDAAGGDVDFTNVKKKASLITPPTGGIGPLTVVNLLANLVENLQ
- a CDS encoding formyltransferase family protein; this translates as MKNLAVLISNTGTGTNLKAIIKAIKTKKLKAKIMVVVGDTDKALGLKHAKQHNIPIQIIKVKDNLVEILKNKFSVDYVCLAGWKKIIPNELIKAFPNKIFNIHPGLIPNKLDGQVINPDGTVGLWNRGKLAEKAIENFLNKKATYAGSSVHWLSEQFDFGKVLTRCFEPIKPGDTVQSLYKRLKKKENKIYVESLISICKY
- the purD gene encoding phosphoribosylamine--glycine ligase, whose product is MQVLKILIVGAGGREHALAWKIKQSPLVKKIFIAPGNAGTATLGENVEIKIDDLRGLLKFAIKEKIDLTVVGPEAPLVLGIADLFKKNGLKIFGPTKKAACLEGSKIFAKKLLQRLKIPTAKFKAFNNLIKARNYLKTVSFPIVVKADGLAAGKGVVVAKNYQEAEKALTKRVVIEECLIGQEVSIICLTDGKTILPLLAAQDHKAIGDHDQGPNTGGMGAYAPTPMVSRTLINQINDKILKKVILGMNQISRPYQGVLYAGLMLTKVGPKVLEFNCRFGDPETQPQMVLLKSDLVKLMLGVVAGKLAKEKIEFQKGFAVGVVIASQGYPGEYKTGYPIYGLKKNSAIFQSGTKLVNGQVVTSGGRVVCVIGKAKSLRGALKAAYAQVKKIKFKNRYFRKDIGQKGLIHG
- the purL gene encoding phosphoribosylformylglycinamidine synthase subunit PurL, which produces MVRQIFVIDKQNQVLVQVYKIDKNLSAKDCQKVGERLINPVIQEFEVDKLGLLKRSKWWAEISFLPGVTDNVATTSQEIISDLLKIKFTNRERVYTSQLIFNKKKLEEISANPLIQKVTINQRQETPRVKLSGKKTVEKVNLEVSDNQLEILGKQGIKNRGPLALDLNELRTIREYFRQEERLPTDIELEAIAQTWSEHCQHKIFKDLFKKYIKAATDKINKRFCVSVFTDNSGAIELDKDWLVTHKVETHNSPSALDPFGGAITGIVGVNRDTIGFGLGAKPVANIYGFCLAEPDDKRQFYRDQKLTRPLLSARRIFDGVVKGVNSGGNCSGIPTPLGWLYFDDSYRGKPLVFVGTVGVIPKKKGKRWLYQKKAKVDDYIVMVGGRVGLDGIHGATFSSESLNRGSPASAVQIGDPITQKKLSDALVKEARDQNLYNSITDNGAGGLSCSVAEMAKETNGFEVELTKVPVKYSGLAPWQIWISESQERMTLAVPKNKWRKFKKLMEKRGVEATVIGRFTNSSRGIVKYQGKKIMDLDIKWLHDGWPKKQLNPVYVKNKFKEPKLVAKKDLTQTLLKMLRQPNLSSFEFISRQYDHEVQGGSVIKPLQGKGKINAEAVVVRPILSSSKGVVLSAGINPRLSLIDPYQMAGNAIDAAVRNAVSVGANFDKIALLDNFCWCSSDEAQKQGELKRAVEACYDVAVIYQTPFISGKDSMFNDFSGFDKNGQSVKISILPTLLISSIGIIDDITKAVSIDFKFPGDLIYILGETKNELGGSEYFKMRGYVGNNLPKVETDKNKRLYQALATAIHRRLVASSISINRGGLGIALTKSAMASDLGLKIKLTNDGYSLFSESSGGVVVTINPKNKLMFEKIMDGNFYQLVGKVTHQPQILIGDFVKVSVARALQAYKLRFKNF
- a CDS encoding phosphoribosylformylglycinamidine synthase subunit PurQ, which translates into the protein MSKVKILILSGYGLNCEEETAFGFNQVGGQAEIVHINDLIAKDKKLANYQILVLPGGFSYGDDTASGNAMANRLRNHLWPQLQEFIKQKKLILGICNGFQILVYLGVFGRVALRWNQTGRLVDTWVDLKVGGKTPWLKGIKKLSLPVAHGEGRFYTKIKVKAALKYINNTNPNGAMQDIAGITDESGRILGLMPHPERAQFFTQLPDWPLSKERLLRQGKSLPKFGPGLKIFQNGVNYFR